CAAACACTTCAATATAAAAAATTGAAATATAATCTATAATGAAAATTATACTGAAGATGTAATGGTACAAAAATACTAACTACTTTAAAATACCGCCTGATTTTGGGCGGTTATTATTATGTAAACTATTATGGAGATTAATTACTAATTATTTATTGTATTGTAATTCATTGAATTTACAGGATTACAGAAAAAAATACTCGGTAATTTAGTATATATTTGAAATTTACAGAATTGGCATAAAAATTGCATTTTTATAATAAGGTGGTAGTAAAATCTTAATGAATATAGGGGGATTGATGATTATGAAAAAGGGATGTCCTTACGGCACCCATAGGGTAATTGAACCTAAAGGAGTTTTGCCGCAGCCAGCAATTAAGATTTCTAATGATATGGAAATTTACGATAACGAAATATTAATTGATGTACAAACATTAAATATAGACTCTGCAAGCTTTACTCAAATAAAAGAAGAAGCTGGAGGAGACTTAGAAAAGATAAAGGAAATTATGTTAAATATAGTAGAAACAAAGGGAAAACATCAAAATCCTGTTACTGGTTCTGGCGGGATGCTAATAGGATCAGTGGAAAAAATCGGACCGGCACTTGAAGGAAAAACTAATTTAAAAGTAGGGGATAAGATAGCAACCTTAGTATCTCTATCACTTACGCCACTTAGAATTGATAACATAAATGAAATTCGTAAAGACATAGATCAGGTAGATATTGATGGGAAAGCCATCTTATTTGAAAGTGGCATTTATGCAGTTATTCCAGAGGATCTTCCAGAAAATCTAGTTCTTTCTGTATTAGATGTGGCCGGTGCTCCTGCTCAAACAGCAAAGCTAGTAAAACCAGGTAACAATGTTGTAATTATCGGTGGTACTGGAAAGTCTGGTATGCTCTGCTTATACGAAGCAAAAAAACGTGCTGGAGTTACTGGAAAGGTAGTTTGTGTAGATTATAGCGCAAAATCAATTGAAAGAGCGAAAAATGCTAACTTAGCCGATTTCTATGTTGAAGCGGATGCAACAGATGCAGTTGGATTAATGGAAAAAATAAAGGAAGTAACCAATGGAGAAATGGCTGATATCGTTATTAATTGCGTTAATATTCCTAATACAGAAATGGGAAGTATTTTATCTGCAAAAAATGATGGTATAGTTTATTTCTTTAGCATGGCAACTAGCTTTACAAAGGCTGCATTAGGTGCAGAAGGAGTAGGACAGGATACTACTATGATAATGGGTAATGGATATACAAAAGGACATGGGGAAATAGCTCTTCAAATTATGAGGGAAAGTGAAGTTTTAAGTAAAATTTATCAGGAGTTATATGCTTAGAATGTTAAGTTTTCAGCAAACACTATTTATAAGGGGAGAGTGTATTATGTCTAATTATAAGAATATAAAGATGTGGGAAGATGTACCAGAAGACCAATGGAATGATTGGCAATGGCAGGTTAGAAATAGAATCACAACTGTAGAAGATCTAAAGAAAGTAATAAATCTTACGCAAGAAGAAGAAAAGGGTATAAATGAATGTCTTAAAACGCTTAGAATGGGCATTACACCATACTATGCTTCTTTAATGGATAAGGAGGATCCTAACTGTCCTATTAGAAAGCAAGCAGTACCTATTATGACAGAACTTCATAAAAGTGATGCAGATATGGATGACCCACTTCATGAAGATGCAGACTCTCCAGTTCCAGGTCTTACTCACAGATATCCAGATAGAGTCTTATTACTTATTACAGATATGTGCTCTATGTACTGTAGACACTGTACTAGAAGAAGATTTGCAGGACAAAATGATACAGCTATGCCAATACATAGAATAGATGCTGCTATCGAATATATTGCAAAAACACCTCAAGTAAGAGATGTACTTTTATCTGGTGGAGATTGCCTATTAGTTTCTGATGAAAAGCTTGAATATATTATTAGTAAACTAAGACAAATAGAGCATGTTGAGATTATCCGTTTAGGTAGTAGGACTCCTGTAGTTATGCCACAAAGAATTACACCAAACCTTGTAAATATGCTTAAAAAATATCATCCAATTTGGTTAAATACCCACTTCAATCATCCTAAGGAGCTAACTGAAGAAGCTAAAAAAGCATTAGCTTTACTTGCAGATTCGGGTATACCACTTGGAAATCAATCTGTGCTTTTAAGAGGGGTTAACGATTGTGTTCATGTAATGAAGGATTTGGTACACGGATTAGTTAAAGAAAGAGTTAGACCTTACTATATTTATCAATGTGACCTATCTATGGGCATTGAGCACTTTAGAACTTCAGTAGCTAAGGGAATCGAAATTATAGAAGGGCTAAGAGGACATACATCTGGCTATGCAGTACCTACATTTGTAGTAGACGCACCTGGTGGCGGTGGAAAGATACCAGTAATGCCGAATTATGTTATATCTCAATCTCACAATAAGGTTGTACTTCGTAACTACGAAGGAGTTATTACAACATATACAGAGCCAGATAAATATAATGATAAATGTAGCTGCCCTGTATGTTCAGGAGAAAAAGAAGTTAAGCTACATGGAGTGGCAGGACTTGTACAAGGTAATGGAATATCCTTAGAGCCTGCACAGCTTGAAAGACATAATCGTAGTAATCACTAGAAAAAACGGAGGACTTAGGTCCTCCTCAATTTAAGTACTTGAAATTTTTAACAAATGTTAAAAATTGAGTGCGCCATAGAGTGGTGCGGTAGCAACAACGAAATTTTAAGATTGGGTGAGTTTGTATGAAATTATTCGATTTAATATATCCCCACTATAAAACAGTATCTTTAATAGGAATGGCAAAAAATGCAGGTAAAACTATGGTTCTCAATCATATAATAGAGGAAGCTATTGAAAATAATGTTAAAATAGGACTTACCTCTACTGGGAGAGATGGAGAAAGAGAAGACATAGTTACTAAGACTGAAAAACCAACTATTTATGTTGAAAGAGGAACAATAATAGCTACTGCAAAAGATCTTTTATTAAAATGTGAAGCTAAGGTAGAAATTTTAGAAGTTACACCCTACACCACTTCTTTAGGAGAAGTTATAATAGGAAAAGTACGTTCCTGTGGACTAATCCAGTTGGCAGGGCCAGACGTAAATGCATATATGAAGGATGTAGCTAATAAAATGTTAAGCTATGGTGCGGCTATTGTTCTAATAGATGGTGCTATAGACAGAAAAAGTGTAGCTTCTCCTTGGATAGCAGATGCGGCTATTTTATCCACTGGAGCAGTAATTAGTCGAAATGTTGAAGTGGTTAAAAATGAAACCATTCATCAAGTAGAGCTTTTTCAATTGGAAGAAGTTAAGTGTGAGAACCTTAAAAAGGTAGCGGCTGAAATATATGAAAGAAAAGGTTACGCTATAGTAGATAAAAACGGAAGTGTAGAGGAATTATCAATAAAAACCGCATTAAATAGTGGTACTATTATTGGAAGTGCAATAAATGGAGATAGTAAATTTGTTATATTAAGTGGATCTTTAGTAGAGAGAGTAATTACACATATTATGGATGTATGTCCCTATTATAAGAATGTAACCTTTATAGTACAAGATTCCACTAAGATTTTTATAGATAGGAGAAGCTGGAGGGCTTTCAAAGGTAGAGGAATTAAAGTTAAAGTTTTACATCCGATTAAAATTTTAGCAGTTACTACAAATCCCTATGCCCCAGAAGGGTATTTTTTCGAGCCTCAAGGCTTTCTGCAACATATGAGGCAAGCACTGTCTCCTATATCTGTTATTGATGTGAAGCTGGAGGAATAAAAATGTCTAATGATTGGATTAACCCACAAATAAAGAAAGAAATTGGACTGGTGGAGGTACTAGATAAACTAGTTGTAATATCCCAATATGGTATGTCTAAAAAGCTAGGTTTAAAGCCATTTCTACAGGAAAAAATACAATGTCTAATACAGGAGTTGGATGATGTATCTATTGTAAAAAGCTTCATGGAAAATAGTCCTCAGATTTGTAATAACATCA
This is a stretch of genomic DNA from Alkaliphilus flagellatus. It encodes these proteins:
- the kamB gene encoding lysine 5,6-aminomutase reactivase subunit KamB, which encodes MKLFDLIYPHYKTVSLIGMAKNAGKTMVLNHIIEEAIENNVKIGLTSTGRDGEREDIVTKTEKPTIYVERGTIIATAKDLLLKCEAKVEILEVTPYTTSLGEVIIGKVRSCGLIQLAGPDVNAYMKDVANKMLSYGAAIVLIDGAIDRKSVASPWIADAAILSTGAVISRNVEVVKNETIHQVELFQLEEVKCENLKKVAAEIYERKGYAIVDKNGSVEELSIKTALNSGTIIGSAINGDSKFVILSGSLVERVITHIMDVCPYYKNVTFIVQDSTKIFIDRRSWRAFKGRGIKVKVLHPIKILAVTTNPYAPEGYFFEPQGFLQHMRQALSPISVIDVKLEE
- the kdd gene encoding L-erythro-3,5-diaminohexanoate dehydrogenase is translated as MKKGCPYGTHRVIEPKGVLPQPAIKISNDMEIYDNEILIDVQTLNIDSASFTQIKEEAGGDLEKIKEIMLNIVETKGKHQNPVTGSGGMLIGSVEKIGPALEGKTNLKVGDKIATLVSLSLTPLRIDNINEIRKDIDQVDIDGKAILFESGIYAVIPEDLPENLVLSVLDVAGAPAQTAKLVKPGNNVVIIGGTGKSGMLCLYEAKKRAGVTGKVVCVDYSAKSIERAKNANLADFYVEADATDAVGLMEKIKEVTNGEMADIVINCVNIPNTEMGSILSAKNDGIVYFFSMATSFTKAALGAEGVGQDTTMIMGNGYTKGHGEIALQIMRESEVLSKIYQELYA
- the kamA gene encoding lysine 2,3-aminomutase encodes the protein MSNYKNIKMWEDVPEDQWNDWQWQVRNRITTVEDLKKVINLTQEEEKGINECLKTLRMGITPYYASLMDKEDPNCPIRKQAVPIMTELHKSDADMDDPLHEDADSPVPGLTHRYPDRVLLLITDMCSMYCRHCTRRRFAGQNDTAMPIHRIDAAIEYIAKTPQVRDVLLSGGDCLLVSDEKLEYIISKLRQIEHVEIIRLGSRTPVVMPQRITPNLVNMLKKYHPIWLNTHFNHPKELTEEAKKALALLADSGIPLGNQSVLLRGVNDCVHVMKDLVHGLVKERVRPYYIYQCDLSMGIEHFRTSVAKGIEIIEGLRGHTSGYAVPTFVVDAPGGGGKIPVMPNYVISQSHNKVVLRNYEGVITTYTEPDKYNDKCSCPVCSGEKEVKLHGVAGLVQGNGISLEPAQLERHNRSNH